The Vicia villosa cultivar HV-30 ecotype Madison, WI linkage group LG1, Vvil1.0, whole genome shotgun sequence genome includes a region encoding these proteins:
- the LOC131623923 gene encoding uncharacterized protein LOC131623923, whose translation MANSVTVNKKTTKHTFSCSFYREDITPLVRLSTRVTGQNLDEFRKTYGHILLMLTTRIDEWGLYTLLQFYDSELCCFTFQDYQLAPTLEEYAHILQIKVQHKVPFVCAPEKPKMDRIADALYLSMKDVKDNWKPNGGTHGFYVKFLMREAEALADKEKWKEFNALLAVMIYGLVMFPNIPNFVDLTAICLFMDQNPVTL comes from the coding sequence ATGGCTAACAGTGTGACCGTCAACAAAAAGACTACGAAGCATACCTTCTCTTGCAGTTTCTACCGTGAGGATATAACACCTTTGGTTCGATTGAGCACCCGAGTTACTGGGCAAAATTTGGATGAATTCAGAAAGACTTATGGCCACATTCTGCTTATGTTAACTACTCGTATTGATGAGTGGGGTCTTTACACTCTTCTTCAGTTTTATGATTCTGAGCTGTGCTGCTTTACCTTTCAAGATTACCAACTAGCCCCTACCCTCGAAGAGTATGCACATATTCTTCAAATCAAAGTTCAACATAAGGTTCCTTTTGTGTGTGCACCCGAGAAGCCCAAAATGGATCGCATTGCtgatgctctttatttgagcatgaaggacgttaaggataactggaagcctaatggtgggaCCCATGGATTCTATGTGAAATTTCTGATGAGGGAAGCTGAAGCCCTTGCTGATAAGGAAAAgtggaaagaattcaatgctctcctggccgtcatgatctatggattagtgatgttcccgaatattccaaattttgttgatctcactgccatttgtctcttcatggatcaaaatcctgtcacactatga